In the Emys orbicularis isolate rEmyOrb1 chromosome 3, rEmyOrb1.hap1, whole genome shotgun sequence genome, one interval contains:
- the LOC135875985 gene encoding cytochrome c oxidase subunit 7A2, mitochondrial — protein MLRNLLALRQISQRTISTASRRQVANRVPEKQKLFQEDNGMPVHLKGGLSDGLLYMITMGLTVFGTCYAVYELFVAAMPKKVK, from the exons ATGCTGCGGAACCTGCTG GCTCTTCGGCAAATTTCCCAGAGGACCATAAGCACTGCTTCACGCAGACAAGTTGCAAACAGAGTTCCAGAGAAGCAGAAGCTTTTTCAG gAGGATAATGGAATGCCAGTGCATCTTAAGGGTGGACTATCAGATGGTTTGCTGTATATGATCACCATGGGTCTAACGGTTTTTG GAACATGCTATGCTGTTTATGAGCTGTTTGTAGCTGCAATGCCCAAGAAAGTGAAATGA